Part of the Zonotrichia albicollis isolate bZonAlb1 chromosome 2, bZonAlb1.hap1, whole genome shotgun sequence genome, CAGTTGACAGCAGTGCTGCTTACTTTGCAGTTTGGCAATGCATTTGGTCAGAACTTGATTAGCTTCACCCACGTGTTATCTCAGCACTTGGTCTGCAGGCAAATTCAAGTCTCTCACCTGTCTGAACTGTGCCCTCTGTTCTGTTCACTGGACTGCACTGACTTCATCCAGCAGTGCCCTTGCTTGAGCTCTGAAAGTTAAAAGGTCACAGAATGGGTGCAGGATGAAGTCTGAAAGGATGCTGTCCCGTGATGGACATCATCTAACAGCAAGTCATTCTAGCCCAGATCTGTGCAGTCCATAGGCTCCTCATCTATTTCTTTACCACCTCCAGTCTTTTAAAAAGCAATGGTAACTGTTCACCAAGGCAACTGAACCATCCTAGAGCACCCAGAGAGGCCTGTTGAATTCATGCCATGCTGCTCCATAAATGTATGTTCAGCAGCTAGTAACAATGTGAGCAACTGCCAGCAATTTCTTCAATCACGCTTGGCAAGGCAATATCCATAAGaatgaaatgcattttctgtGAACTACTTAAATGCAGTTGAGATTCATAAATCTACCTGGGAGGTCTCTCTGACTGCCTCAAACCCAATACTCATCTGCCATTTAACCCCATTCTCACTGCTGAGCTTGAGAGAACCTGAGTGCTGAGCTGAAAGCTAAGAGGACTGAAgcacagccacaggcactctcaTGCAGAAAACTCAGAGCCACTGGCCAGGCAGGTTTATCCCTCCAGTGCCTCATGAGTCTGTGTAAAACCAATGTTCATATGAGAAGATGATAGTCTGAGCAAGCCTGTTGCTTTGAGTGCTCAGCTGGATGTGAGACATCAGTGAAAACACCATTTTTTTGCCTGTGTTGGTGCTTGGACTTTAAACTGTGTTTCTCAAAAACTGGTAACAACATCTGGGCTGGAATACCAGTTGGTTTTGTAAACagatatttaataatttatatataacCAAACAGTTTTCCAGAGAAGAGTAAGAATAAGAGAATACTCTGTATTTCTGGATTCTTTTGCTAAGCTTTTCCTATTGAAAATGGGGCACATGGAATAAAATCTGAGCCTGGAAAAATATACACCCGAACAGGTTTTCCTTGGTCAGTGTTCTGGAGAAAGAAGAGTGTAAAATGAGGGATGCTCTTCTCTTTCATTTCAAGCAGAAAAATGAGCACAGACTATAACTCTGTGAAAGAGAACATGAAAGAGAACCCCACTGAATCTACCTGTGTTCTTTGTATTGTCAAGACTAAATGAGAAATCCAGGCATCACTGATGAGTCCTACTGCATTTCCCTGTATACCAGCCCTTCCTAAATACCTGGCATCATGGCATTCCACATATTTCTCTGCTAGTTTTAACTGAAGGCAGGAATGGAGCAGTCTGGGAAAATGGCACTTAATTGAAGAAAATTTGACAACAGTACACTGCAAGCATCTAAAGCAATTTCTTTGAGGTTTAAGTCATAGTCTATACGCTTTATAATTTGCTATAAACTGATCCAACTTTATAACCGTGGAAAAATAGTTAGAAGAGAAAAATCTACCCACTACAAGACAGGAACTACACTACTTAAGTCATTTAGCAGTTACTGTAATCTGTTCTTAAAAGTCTCCAGcgtgggagctgctgccatctCCCTACACAATCTGTTCTCATGCCTTTCCATCagcaatttttttccagtgtaTGACCCCCACTGGTGAATAACCTACAAggaaaaaatgcattattttccAGCAGTACCTGCCTCATTTGTGGCTCCTTAACTTTCTGTTTTCCCACATCCAATTTTATTTGACCCAAAGACTGGCAGTGGCCAGAAGGTGTTCAGAGTCTCTGCAGCCACTTTACTTattcccttttcttcccccaTGCCTCCAGGTGACTCTCCTGCTGTACGACTCAACCAGGATGAGGCAGCTGCTTTCCAAGTCTGTTGTgattgatgatgatgatgatgacgagTATCCCTGGAGGCAGAATGCTCACAAGTACTACGTCCATCTAAccctcagccttttcctctttctctggTTCATTCTTGGGAACTACTGGGTTTTTTCTGTGTATCGGCCAAATTTCATACCGCCTTTTCATCAGCCTCAGGATTACTGTGACAAAACCCTGTACATTTTTGCTGTTGGTGTTCTCATTATTAGCCATACTGTTCTGTTTCTCCTTATTTTCTGTAGCTGCTGCATATACTGTTTTTCCAGGCAAAGATTCTCTTCTGAGGAAGACTAAATGCTACATAAATAAATCTCCATGTTTGGGGAAGCGTGTACAACAAAGAACAGGCAATAATTCACCCTTGTGTACATCTTTGTTGTATGATATATATGTGTGATAGCAGTCAACTTCAAGggggaattaaaaaaatacagtgcCATCTGGAAATAGCTATGCTGAAATACAGCATAGTCTATGCAaaaatgctgctgcaggtgccagggtGTACTCCTGCTAACTTTTACATCCCATTTTGAATTCTGGATGTTTTACCAGGAGAGAGCTCTTGCAGATGGCAAATCCCTCTAAAACCAGGTCCCCCTTATGCTGTATATAGCACAGTACATCTTTGCCTATAAAAGTAGCCATGTTGTTCTCTTCACTGGGATCTGAACATCTCCACACAGTCTTGCTGAAGTTTGCTATTgtccctgagggagctgagacAAAGGGTTGTACTCAGGCCACTTTGCAAAGCACATGGACTCTGCGGACTCTGGCAGTAACTGAGATGCTCACTGGAGAGCTATTCAGCCCCCTGTCAGACTGGCCAGTAAGCAGCTGTGATAGCAATAGGAGCTTGTATAAAATGCAGCCTGAATATGGCCCTCAGGTCTCTTCTGAAGTTGGACTAGGAAGTATCTATATCTAACTTTGGGGCTAAAGCAGACAGTATGAATACATCCATATACGTCCAATATGTCCAAAGTGAGCCAAGTCTGCTTTGCAAGTCTTTGGCAGAACAAAGAACTGAGCTACTGAGTGTCAGACTGGTGCTTCAACAGGGCTCAGCATTTCCCAGTCAGGGGATACACTTTCTATAGCAGTAATTTGTCAATACCACACTAACACAAAAATTACTGTCGAACCATTGTGATCAAGTTCATAGAAAAACTGATAATGTTACCTTGGTATTTTGAATATAGACCACAACAATAAGACTAGGGTGGGGATGTGAGAATTTCAGGCAGATGTACTCTCTACAGCAGTTCTCTGGTTGTGGTGTGAATGTACATTTGATTTGTTCATCTTGGTGCTGTACATATGAAAATCTGTACTTAATGGACAGATGTAATGCAAGCAGTTTTTCAGTCAGCAGCAGCTTTAAAAGCACCAGCATGCAgagagacaatttttttttgtgacatGTAATGGAACAACCCCAGAAGTGGTCCTGGTAGATTGTTTTTTCATGTGTTGATGAATGCGGTGTAAAAGTGCTCTTTCTGCTTTTGCTCTTATGCACTTATGTCAATGTGGTCAAAATGGAGGGGCTCCCCTCTAGATGAGCTTGAGGGCTGCCCAAGACACAGGAAAAGATGTGTGTTTTGTGTATTTTGTCTGTTAAAACCCACATAGCTGAAACTTGTGTTTTAGAGAAATCCAAAAGGGTTATAAAATGCCTGTGAAAAAGTGAGATATGTAAAAGACCTCAACAATATGCCACAGCTGAACAGGATCTGCTCAACCATCCTTCCTGGGTCTGAGCCTGAAAGCAGTGTAACATCTGTGGGAACCACCTGTCTTCAAACAAGAACATTTATCTCACCAGCTATTGTATAGATAAGCCTGCATTTGGTTTACAAGGATTTTAATTCAGGCCTCAGATTTATGAACTGTTTATTTCCAGAGAACTAATCTTAGAAAGAAGGTACGACAAAGATGAAATAATCTGACATGAGGGCAGTATCAGTGTAGCATTCCCTTGCTCTGCAGCATCAATTCAGGACAGGTCACAGCCAGGCTGCCCCATTCAGAAATCCATGGAATAGGTATTACTATTATTGCTGGCTTAGGCCACGCACAGTTTTATGTAGGGAAATGGGACCAGTGGAAatctttccttttatttgtGGGCCTCAGATTGGATCTGGGAAAAATCACTGGTTGTTTCCCAAGGAGCTGCTCCACCACACTCTCCACTGCCCCTCACACTTTTCTGAAACATAACTGCTGCCAATGGTGAAATACTAGAATTCATCTTTCCCACCACAAACATTACAATGGCTCACCACTTGGGCTTCAGGATTTCAGGGTTCAGTTCTGAACTGATCTATGGGAGTTTACCTTCAGTGGAGAGGGTAATCTTTCATTTGTTAAGAACCCAAAATGTTTAAGAAATTGCCTATCAGAAGGCATAACTCCATCCATCACTCAAATGCAACAGAGCAGCTGTTTATCATTACACAGGAACTTTACCCAGAAGCCTGGAACAgccataaaaccagaaaattatACTCAGTTGTCAGTGCAAAAGAAATTTAACAAAAAAGTAGCTCCACCCACAGGGCCCCTGTACAAACTTCTCAGTTGGAAAATACTGCTAGAATCACTCTTAATCACCAGGAATTAAGGGCTAATACTCCTGACCTAAGTCTGAATTGACTGTAGTGACCTCACAGCAAGTGATGATGTTCTCCGATTGGAGCAAATAAGAGGAGATTTTAGTTCGGCCCAGACGAGAAGAGCTGTAAGGTGACATTGCCTTGTGTTTGCTGTGTGCTTTCGTGAGCATGGTTACAGCAGCTTGGCAGATGTGCAATGATTTGCCAAGCCTCAGCCACACAACAGTAAACCTGAGGCCTATGCCTCATTCATGGAGGCTAAGACTGACTGATTCTCCACAGTCTGACATGGAGGATTAATTCTTCAGGTATGAGACCCCAGGGCATTCACTGACATCTTGGGAAAGTGCTGCTAAGTCACTGTGCTAGTGCTCAACACCTGGTTGGTACAAACACAAATTTATAGAGGTTGTATTAATGAGGcaaaagacattttttaaatattttgaagttgtacaaaatgaacaaaaccaaaacactttGCTACAAccaagagagaaaaattctGCACTGAGAGTATTTACTGATAGTATTGCACTGATAGTATTTGATGTATCTTGTGTACATCAATATGCTATGGCACATATGAGTGAGAACATCAACACCTCCAAAACAGTTGGAGTCATCAATTCTGTGCTCAAAGGGATCTAAGCATGCCTTCTGCACTTTCAGCAGACTGGAATCTTGCAGGACTGGAGCAGGGATACCTGGTTTGGACATGTGATTAGATACACCTGAGTCACAGTGACTCTTCTGACCCACCAGCTGCACAGTTTCTCTCAAGTTGCCCCAGTAGCACTCAAATCTAAATGAAAACAGTTTAATTGAAGACACTTTATCTCACTTAGGGGCAAGCCATGAACGTGTGCATGGTCCACAGCACCTTAACTTGCAGCAGTACTTTGAATTGCCACAAACTGATGGTGTCGGAGACAAATGCTCAGGCCCTACAGAAGTAGGTGTGATACCTCAGCAAACAGCTGTGGGGGAATTAAGTCATTACAGCCCAAAGGTCAAGCAGCTGAAAATACAGTCTACACCTTAAAATgtttaatttgaattttgcCACTAGACTAAAATTACAAAttgaaaatgttaattttcttcccaCAGTTATATAAATGTCTACTGAAAAACTGAACAAAATACACCCTTAAGCTAATTATTATGCACTCAACGTTGACTACAATGCAGGAAACCAGCTCTGTTTCAGTTATATCAGCTCCCCTTCTTGAGAAGGAAAGCTCTATTTCCagtatttaaaggaaaaaaaatatatacattacTTCGATGGCTAGGATAGCCAGCTCACTGCTAGTTGTGAGTACTACAGGAATCTAGTAGTATGAAGACCCAAAGACAATTCTGCCTGCACACACTGACtctatacacacacatacaaatgCACTGTCAGGAGCCATGAAATAAGTTACACTTATTACAGTTTATTGCCCACAGTATATTTGTCCTCCCAGTACTCCACCTTCTTTAGCAACAGGCGTAAGATTCCAAAGCTCTAGAGAGTAGCTTTCCACAGCTATTTTAGAAGCAGCAGACAGACAAGCAATCCTTCACTCCAAATGTTGAACACAGACAGCTCCTACCTGCTGGcccaaagaagagagaaaagaagatcATCAGACATACCACAGACCTCATCTTCTCAGGACTGGAAACCAGAACACTGTGCAGTCAGAGAAGATGATCTCTCTCACAGAGCACTTGCTCTGAGCTTTATGAGGTCCCAAGACATCAGACTTAAAACTACAAGGTAactgtgcagaaaaaaaattaacctaGAATAGCTTCTGCTTCTTTGTGCCAAGAGCTGTTTCAAATGTCCTAGATCCTGAAATAGGAACAGTTGGTGTAAAAGTTCCTAAATGTTTTGACTTTACAGGCAAAGGGCTACAATGATGAAACTGATGATAACTCATATATATTGTACAACATTTTTAACTAGACCAGTTTCTGTAAGTTTTCTTGAATCTTTTCTCAGATAATTAATATTCTCCAAATTCTAGTTGGTAGGGACTTTGCATCACAAGGAGGATGCTTCTATTTCTACATGTAATACAGAAATGATTGTTACATCGGGACTGTGATTTGAAACTGTTGCTTGGTGGCATAGGTTTCTTCAGGTTCCTGTTCGCTGCTGGAGTAGATGCAGATCCCTCAGGTATCAGCCAtaggaagaaacagaaaatgtttttagaAAGTATAGTACttgagggaaaataaaaaaggctggTAAGAGCCATCTGATATTGCATAGTGCAAGGAAAGTGCTGAATAGAACAAAGTCATTTTGAAAGATTTCTGAACAAATTGTATGGAATTTTGAGAAATCATGTATATGTGTTTGTAACAATGAATTTCTACCAAATGTCTCATTTGAATAAAAATGAGTGTAAGTGCATAAGACTATGTGACTGCAGTCTAAAAATTAAGGTACTTTACATTTACCAGTCATGATAATTTTAATCAAGCCTGCTGCAATTTTGCTGAGATGAATAGTTATATCAGAGACTGATTTCGCCCACAGATTTGAATATCATCCATATTGGCTCTTCTGTATGATTAGTAATACTCCAGCAAAGGAAGAATCCATGATTCCCTTCCCCATGCTGCAGAACAGCAGCTTAAATGTGAGAGATGAAAATTCACAAATCACCATACAAGGAAGCTTTCTTTTTTCAAGGTCCCCTTGATGCCCAGATGAGTTAGGTACCTGCATGTGGAAGGGAGCCTACaaaaaagatggagaaggaCTTTTTAGAGCATGTAGTAacaggataatgagaaatggCTTCAAgctgaaagagagtaggttttAGGTTAGATTATAGGGAAAAATTCCTCACTCTAAGAgtagtgaggcactggaacaggttgcccagagaagttgtgggtgccccatgcctggaagtgtttaaagaCAAGTTGCATAGAGTACTGAATAACCTGGTCTTGTgaaatgtgtccctgcccataccAAGGGGGTTTGAACCACATaatctttaatgtccctttcAATGATATCTTATGGATTTGATTGCCAGtccttttgaaaaatatttagcCTTTCAGTGTAATATGAAATGAGTACACAGGATGCAAACAGTGGAGAAAAAAAGTCCACTATTCAGTCTTATTCACAAGCTGCTATAAACAGCACGTTTTTATTATCACTGTTTACTTTTGTATTACTATTCTACTTCTGCTTCTGGATTTCACAACAGTAGTTCATAACAgacaatatttattttcagaatgtATCAGAAAAAAAGAGTTGCTTCAGTATTTTTTGTGAACCtgttttttgtaaaaaaaaaaaaagtgtccaACTTGTCCAGGTGAAATAAGACTTTAAATAAACAGGTCTGGTGCTTATTTGCATGGGAAGGTTTGGCTCCACAGCTTTGCGTGGATAAATTTCATATACCTCTGCAAGTTTTgttacagcagcacagggactgcTTGAAGACACAAAGCTTCAGACTGTTCCTTTGACATTTGAACCAAACCGCAACCATGTAAGAAGGTGTGTGTGTTCCTCTGCTTGTAGATACCTCTTGGAAGATAGATTCTACAAGACAACATCTGCAATTTGGTAACAACTGGGCTGGAATAAAATGCTAATAAGCAGGAAGATTTGTAGAAGAATAAAAAAGTGTAGCAGGACTCACCTGAGTTGATAAGCCTGTAAGCATTCCTGTCCAACAGCTAGTAGTAAGAACAGTAAGATCCAGAAGAAGAGCAGTTAGAAGAAAAACAGGTAGCTGAAGAAAATGTCAGTACAGAAAACTGCATTACTGCCACAGCGTAGCAACAAACATGTAGGCATTCAAGTATATTGTTTACTGTAGGAACATAAAGAATTTTTCAGTTATGGAAATCACAAAATTATCTTTTATTGACTAAAGAAATTATTCTCTAGGATGCATATCAACCATAACATTTCACTTTTATTACTTTGAAAATATTCCTAAGTCAtcctattattttaaaaataattatatacaCTTCAGCTtgcataaattattttatatatataggaGATTAACTAGGTTAGCAGCAGGTTTAGCTGCTTCTCCCAGCCAATTCTTTCCACTTTGGGAGGACACTAAGCAGCCCCTCTCTTCACCAGGACATGCCTGACCCTAGGAAGCCCTGCAGGCTTCCAGAGACCAAAAATCTCAGCATTTTATAAAGCAAATCTATACTTCTGATAAGGCACAGCATGAGATTCCCTTTACTGGCCCCTGAGCAATGAGTAATAGATATGATGACACACTGCCACACTTGTTCCTCAGTAATAAAAGGCTATCTGGTCTGGGGAAAGCCTGACTCTTCACTGGAAACAACACTGGTGATGGCAGCAGCTGGCAAACTTGGTGATGACTTGGGTACACAACAAAGGAAACACCCTACTGTTCACAAAACCACAACACAGGCCAGAACTTCCACCCTTCCCTGCACTCAGGATGAGCAGCTTTGCTCTCTCACCCTGCTACTACCACAAGCACTTCAGACACGTCCCCGAGACCTCAGGGGCTTCATGTTCTTCTTCGACCACTCACCAAACCCTCTCCTTCATCCAGACAACAGGACAAGTGTCAATTGcctctccccaggctgctgaCAGCTCTTGATTGCTATTACACTgactggggctgtgccaggtttCTAAAGCACAGTCTTCAAGTGTTCTACAACCAGAGCTGAGGCCAGCATGGCAAAAACAGGGTtgggagcagctcccaccaCAGTGGCTTGCACACAATTGCCACTTCCTTTGGAAACCTGGCCCCAGTTAGAGACGCAGAGCTTTCCTGCAAACCTGGCCCTTAAAGCCTGTGCCTGTTCCCACTGCAATCAGTGGCAACTGAATCAGCTCTGATTGATTTAATAGGGGCAGGCATAGAGACTTAATTAGAAAATTAGTAACTGCAAGGAAAGGAGGGAATGCCCAACAGCCTGCCAGATCCCTGGAAGGAAGCAAAGGAGCCAGTTGTCCTTAAGACCAAGTTTTTAGCCTctcaccaaaaataaaaaaaaaaaaaaggaaaaaaaaaaggagaaaaaggataATAAAAGAGATTGGCAAAATGGCCTTGAAGCTGTTTTAAACATcttgtataatatataattgcTTTTCAGCTCTTGAGCACTCTACTTTTAGATCTGTCCCCTGGGAAGAAAATATGAAACACACTAAAATGCACAGCCCTTAACAGCAATCAGCATTTTCAACTTTCCTTTGTGCTAGAAGTAATTAAAACTTTGCTTAAAACTTCTTGCTATTTGACAGGTACAAAGACAAATCAAGTCTAAGGTATGTTTTTCATGTTAGCCCAGCTGAGTGCCAGAGAGGTATTTTTCATCAGCTATTGTGTTTTAAGAAAATTGGGATCCTCAACTCATTACTCCATGAAAAATCCTAATGTCTGGAGGCTCACAGCCACAACACTCCagaatttttctgtctttggaaGATTACCTGCAGTCATGGAGGGCTTGCATAACAGGCTTGGGGGCTATTTGTACACTGCTAAATGCCAGCACCAGAACACAGGACCACCAGGGCCAAGCCaagctgtgcagtgttaacccTGGTGCATCCCCATCtgtgtttgggaaaaaaaaaacaccctttGAGCAAATTATTCACAATGATATTTGAGCTTGTTTTGGACAGAAGCATCTGCTTAATACCTACTGTGACCTGGGCATCAACAATCTTTACCTGTGGGCAATAAGAGGATCAAGGCCTGGGAATATGCAATGGAGCACTTGAGAGCATAGATataggaaaataattaaattggATATGTTTTATCAGGGATAAACACTGAGCTGTATTTATTAGCCTAGGTGAAGCCATTTTGTTCTGTCCTCAAATGAGGGAAATATTAGGAGCTCAAGAGTCGCTAGCTCTCCCACTTTCAGCTCTGTATGACACAAATATACCAGTTGCTGGCTCTGATAGGGGTCTGAGATGTAGGATGCCAATCCAAGAGAAAAAGTCTTTGTCTAAAAAAATCCCTCATGTTCAGAGCATCATCCTGTTGGAGTTAACTGCTAAGCTACCAGCAGTCAAGAATGAAACCAGAAGATATAAGTTTTTGAATTTCTAAAGCTCCAGAATAGGTTTTAATTCTGTTAACAAGATGTATCAACCTAGAATTCAGTACAGAAGGCAAGACATGCTGTCAAAACTTTTGAAGTGGGCAGAAATTTTGCCCGTGAGAATACTGAGATGCAGGCCCTTCATTAGCAGCACCCAGCTCTTGGCAAAATTACATCTTGCCTTTTTCCTGCACAACCCTTCATCACTGTGATGGCTGGGTTAGCAGAGAGCACTTACACAATCTGTACAGCCTCCTGCCTCTGGAACAACAGTACAGAAGCAAAACACCAGAGGGGATGAAATGAGGCAACAGAAACATCTAGGTGGTGTTAGGACAGTGTACAACGGCTTGCTTTTGATGtgaaggttggacttgatgatcttggaggtctttccTAACCTTAATGATTGATTCTATGAGGCTgctcagacagacagacagaatgCTGTGACAGTTCATTTCTGGGTGCAAGCTTAGCCCCTCAGTACAGAAAAAGCAAGTGTTTCTAAGCAGAAATGTCACAGCTGAATGTGCTCAGTGATTGGTGCACTCTGGAAAGGGCATAATTTCTGGGCATTTACAAAATGTCCTTAAACCACCATTTGATAGAAGGGTACAGCTACACATTGCAATAGGGGCACTGCAGTATTTATGTAATATTCTCTGAGAAAATTGTGTATGTACCAGCATGACACTGGTAGCCAACATTACATTCAAACATCTTCTGTAATCTCAGTATGAGTAATATGCTGTAATTGCCCATTACTGCTTCACCCCCAAAATATTATGAGCTGCTCCCATAATCTCTTTTTGTGTCTGACTCATGGACAGCTTCTGCCAGGCATACTCACTTTGGTTAGCACCTCAGGGCTGCATCAGCCAGCATCATGCTGATCACAGTCCAAATGGTTCAGCCTGTGAGGAATTCTGTGTATCTGCATGCACCCCATTTACTTTCAgaggctggcagactgcagggaTGAACTTCCCAATTTATGAGAACACAGGCTGAAATTACAAACAAaacacatcagagccacaattCCATTTTGCTTGTACTAAGCCATAATCACAGTTCTTAAGAAATAAATAGGGTAAACACAGTAATGACAAGGGAATACTGTCTTactgtatttatattttttaaatggagtCTTtcaattgttttaaaaataagcatttttaaatttcatggAAAGGTACGACATGTAGCCAGATGGCCTCTGCATGGAAGAAAATATCACTGTTAAAATGTGTCTCTTTGCCCTCTAGAAACTGTTACTTCACATATAATGTACAGTACAAGCAGATGGAGGTGAGTTCAAAAGTTGTAACTTCATGGTGGGAAGTGCCTTTTGTATGAGCCTAATATTCACATATCATGCTGAGAAAGTGGAAGACTTTAGTACAAGGCATTTGCCAGAGCAAAGAGATTTGGAGATTTAGAAAAAGAAGTATCAGGCTATAATACAGAATCAAAAAAGAGAGAACATTCCTATTTCTCCACTATCTGTGTTATTGAAATCAGGTAACCTAAGCTCTTGAAAACTTAGATAGGGTTCCCAAAGGAGCTTCTCTGCCTGTGGCCCTGCACATCCTATAAAATACATGAATTTATCCAACCTGCACACAGAACTTTCTAAGCACATAGACCTTTTGCATAATTAAAAGTATCATTATACCTATAATGACAATTTCCTCATTGCTGACGTGGGCTATCCAGATGCAGCTCCAAGTGCTTCTCCTGGACCTCCTCTTCATAGGTCCAAAGTATATAAACAGAAAACACTTTTGAATTTCACTCCCCTTAGTGCAACAGCCACTCGGGTATCCTTTCCTTTCCGGAATACTTCATTTCACCAGTAGGAGCTAGGTATTTAATGGATTTGTTATGTAAAACACTACTTCACGTGGCACGGCATCATTTTTCATATTTCTCTGGCAGCATCCCTTTGGCAGCTTTCCAGGGCAGAGGATGCAGGCCTGTAGCACGGCTCCCCACTCCCAGAACACATCAGCCTGTTTCCAGTCCTGCCTTAGCCGCGGGCAGCATCTGCCCCAAGCTGGAGCCCTGGGAAATCCTCCATCCTTCATCCGCCACCACCTTCGCCAGGCACAGTCGCCTGCAGCGAGGCAGGGGCTGGCTACAGCTATCCCTCATGGCTAAtagagaagagga contains:
- the TMEM272 gene encoding transmembrane protein 272 isoform X2 — its product is MTFIGMKFLEDCPVQPLIPLYLLVGGVIGSLKVTLLLYDSTRMRQLLSKSVVIDDDDDDEYPWRQNAHKYYVHLTLSLFLFLWFILGNYWVFSVYRPNFIPPFHQPQDYCDKTLYIFAVGVLIISHTVLFLLIFCSCCIYCFSRQRFSSEED
- the TMEM272 gene encoding transmembrane protein 272 isoform X1 produces the protein MAAGLEKACHRCISKIASNACFIFGLLAFLALPLSMTFIGMKFLEDCPVQPLIPLYLLVGGVIGSLKVTLLLYDSTRMRQLLSKSVVIDDDDDDEYPWRQNAHKYYVHLTLSLFLFLWFILGNYWVFSVYRPNFIPPFHQPQDYCDKTLYIFAVGVLIISHTVLFLLIFCSCCIYCFSRQRFSSEED
- the TMEM272 gene encoding transmembrane protein 272 isoform X3, with protein sequence MRQLLSKSVVIDDDDDDEYPWRQNAHKYYVHLTLSLFLFLWFILGNYWVFSVYRPNFIPPFHQPQDYCDKTLYIFAVGVLIISHTVLFLLIFCSCCIYCFSRQRFSSEED